The following are from one region of the Gloeomargarita lithophora Alchichica-D10 genome:
- the cobM gene encoding precorrin-4 C(11)-methyltransferase — MKIYLVGAGPGDPELLTVRAERLIKTADVVVYADSLVPPGIVALTRPDCERIATKSLTLEAILPVMIERVKAGKLVLRLHSGDLSLYGAIHEQIHALEQAGIGVEIIPGVGAMQLAAARLTTEWTVPELVQTVILTRTAGVTPMPENLADLAAHRATLGLYLSARLVDTAQAELQKHYPADTLVAVCHRLGWPQEQIWLVPLDQMAALTHRENLTRTALYVISPVFGAGAARSHLYHPEHRHLFRP; from the coding sequence ATGAAAATTTATTTAGTCGGTGCCGGACCGGGTGACCCGGAATTACTCACCGTGCGGGCGGAACGGTTGATCAAAACCGCCGATGTGGTGGTCTATGCGGATTCATTGGTGCCGCCGGGGATTGTTGCCTTGACCCGCCCGGATTGTGAACGCATTGCCACCAAGAGTTTAACGTTAGAAGCGATTTTGCCGGTGATGATTGAGCGGGTCAAAGCGGGTAAACTCGTCCTGCGTTTACACTCCGGGGATTTGAGTTTGTACGGGGCGATCCATGAGCAAATTCATGCTTTAGAACAGGCGGGTATTGGGGTCGAAATTATCCCCGGCGTGGGGGCAATGCAGTTGGCGGCGGCCCGATTGACCACGGAATGGACGGTGCCGGAGTTGGTGCAAACCGTGATCCTCACCCGCACTGCCGGGGTCACCCCCATGCCGGAAAATCTCGCTGATCTGGCCGCCCATCGGGCAACCCTGGGGCTGTATCTCAGTGCCCGGTTGGTGGACACGGCGCAAGCTGAATTACAAAAACATTACCCCGCCGATACCCTGGTGGCGGTCTGTCATCGGTTGGGTTGGCCCCAGGAGCAAATCTGGCTGGTGCCCTTAGACCAAATGGCCGCTCTGACCCACCGGGAAAATTTAACCCGCACGGCATTATATGTAATTAGCCCGGTGTTTGGTGCGGGGGCGGCGCGTTCCCACCTGTACCACCCGGAGCATCGGCATTTGTTTCGACCTTAA
- a CDS encoding Uma2 family endonuclease, with translation MTPIQTLILTLTQYHRLIAEGYFPPDERVELIAGQLQFMSPQGTRHTVCCMNLLQLLIPRLPTEWRLRCQDPITLLDESEPEPDMVIVKTGNYLTAHPTPGDIILIIEIADTSLAYDREIKAMLYAQAGISNYWLINLVDNQLEVFTKPHQKGYPSPAIHRPEQVISLPNTTVNFPLAPLFPTA, from the coding sequence ATGACCCCCATTCAGACCCTAATATTGACTTTGACCCAGTATCACCGCCTTATTGCCGAAGGGTATTTTCCCCCGGATGAGCGGGTCGAATTGATTGCCGGTCAATTACAATTTATGTCTCCCCAAGGGACACGCCACACCGTCTGTTGCATGAATTTATTGCAACTTTTGATCCCCCGTTTACCCACAGAATGGAGGCTCCGATGTCAAGACCCGATCACCCTGTTGGATGAGAGTGAACCGGAACCGGATATGGTTATTGTCAAAACCGGGAATTATTTAACCGCCCATCCGACCCCTGGGGATATTATTTTAATCATCGAAATCGCTGATACTTCCCTGGCCTACGACCGGGAGATAAAAGCCATGCTTTATGCCCAAGCTGGTATTAGTAACTATTGGTTAATTAATTTAGTGGACAATCAACTTGAAGTATTCACAAAACCGCATCAAAAAGGTTATCCCAGCCCAGCTATTCACCGACCGGAGCAGGTGATTTCCCTGCCGAATACTACGGTCAATTTCCCCCTCGCTCCTTTATTTCCAACGGCATGA
- a CDS encoding ROK family protein → MAQTTPDSPHTLAIDIGGSGIKALILNATGEPVSPRERQETPHPAQPEPMLAIMCALAQGKTYDRVSVGFPGVVCQGVTATAANLHPDWLGVNLQQHLQERLQAPVRVINDADMQGYGAIQGTGVELVITLGTGVGSALFTQGYLVPNLELAHHPFRKDATYEQYLGQAARQRDGSRKWNRRLQKALTQWQTLFYCDCLYLGGGNAKHIDFDLPPGVQTVSNVAGLLGGIALWRDEG, encoded by the coding sequence GTGGCGCAAACCACCCCAGACTCGCCCCATACCCTCGCCATTGACATCGGTGGCAGTGGCATCAAAGCCCTGATTTTGAATGCAACGGGGGAGCCAGTAAGTCCCAGAGAACGGCAGGAAACCCCCCACCCGGCGCAACCGGAACCCATGCTGGCGATTATGTGTGCCCTCGCCCAGGGCAAAACCTACGACCGGGTTTCGGTGGGATTTCCGGGGGTGGTCTGCCAGGGGGTGACGGCCACGGCGGCCAATCTGCATCCCGACTGGCTGGGGGTGAATTTGCAACAGCACCTTCAGGAACGTTTACAGGCACCCGTGCGGGTGATTAACGATGCGGATATGCAGGGGTACGGTGCCATCCAGGGCACGGGGGTAGAATTGGTGATCACCCTAGGCACGGGGGTGGGTTCGGCCTTGTTTACCCAGGGGTATTTGGTTCCGAATCTGGAACTGGCGCATCACCCCTTTCGCAAGGACGCTACCTATGAACAATACCTCGGCCAAGCCGCTCGCCAACGGGATGGTTCCCGGAAATGGAACCGCCGGTTACAAAAAGCCTTGACCCAGTGGCAAACCCTGTTTTATTGCGACTGTCTCTACCTCGGTGGGGGGAATGCGAAGCACATTGATTTTGACCTACCCCCCGGCGTACAAACCGTATCTAATGTGGCTGGTTTGCTCGGTGGCATTGCCCTTTGGCGGGATGAAGGTTAA
- a CDS encoding ABC transporter ATP-binding protein, with protein MHQPIIEFRDVYKQLGGRTILNGVNFAIYPGEAVGVIGPSGAGKSTTLRLIAGLMAPDAGEVWVQGKPQVLVGEGEISKAHIGMVFQGSALFDSLTVAENVGFLLSEHTHSSPERVQDLVELSLERVGLKGIGERYPAELSGGMRRRVALARAIIEDPEDEQDDLDILLYDEPTAGLDPVASRVIEDLMRNLQKEVQHSATYVVVTHQESTIRRGTDRILLLYNGQIQWQGKVQELDTTNDPYITQFMSGDTIGPITMFE; from the coding sequence ATGCACCAACCGATTATCGAATTTCGGGATGTTTATAAACAGTTAGGGGGGCGCACGATCCTCAACGGGGTCAATTTTGCCATTTATCCCGGCGAGGCGGTGGGGGTCATCGGGCCTTCCGGGGCGGGTAAATCCACGACTCTGCGCTTGATTGCCGGACTCATGGCTCCCGATGCGGGGGAGGTGTGGGTGCAGGGCAAACCCCAGGTGCTGGTGGGGGAGGGCGAAATCAGCAAAGCCCATATTGGCATGGTGTTTCAGGGTTCGGCTTTGTTTGATTCCCTCACGGTGGCGGAAAATGTGGGTTTTTTGCTCTCCGAACACACCCATTCCTCCCCAGAGCGGGTGCAGGACTTGGTGGAACTCAGTTTAGAACGGGTGGGGTTAAAGGGGATTGGTGAGCGTTATCCGGCGGAATTGTCGGGCGGGATGCGGCGGCGGGTGGCTTTAGCCAGGGCAATTATTGAAGACCCGGAGGATGAACAGGATGATTTGGATATATTGCTCTACGATGAACCAACCGCAGGGCTAGACCCGGTGGCCTCACGGGTGATTGAGGATTTGATGCGGAATTTACAAAAGGAAGTGCAACACTCTGCCACTTATGTCGTCGTCACCCACCAGGAAAGCACGATTCGCCGGGGTACTGACCGGATTTTATTGCTATACAATGGGCAGATTCAATGGCAAGGAAAAGTACAAGAATTAGATACAACCAATGACCCCTACATCACCCAGTTTATGAGTGGTGATACCATCGGGCCAATTACGATGTTTGAGTAA
- a CDS encoding type II toxin-antitoxin system Phd/YefM family antitoxin gives MDAITTNQAKSNLDGLVDQVIDNMQPTILCNENGNKAVLISLNEFSAWQETMYLLSNPVNSGRLIASIQSAESGKVFEKSLIEE, from the coding sequence ATGGATGCAATCACAACAAATCAAGCCAAAAGTAACTTAGATGGTCTAGTTGATCAGGTTATTGATAATATGCAGCCAACTATTCTTTGTAATGAGAATGGAAATAAGGCTGTTCTAATTTCTCTAAATGAGTTCTCGGCATGGCAAGAAACGATGTATTTGCTCTCAAATCCCGTAAATTCTGGTCGCTTGATTGCCTCCATTCAGTCAGCAGAGTCTGGGAAAGTGTTTGAAAAGTCTTTAATTGAAGAATGA
- a CDS encoding Txe/YoeB family addiction module toxin, whose protein sequence is MRVIFTEEGWEDYLWFQEIDKKLLKRLNVLIKEIQRTPFDGTGKPEPLRANLSGYWSRQVSIEHRLVYKITYELPTIFTPYELMGD, encoded by the coding sequence ATGAGAGTCATTTTCACAGAAGAGGGCTGGGAAGATTACCTCTGGTTTCAGGAAATAGACAAGAAACTTCTGAAGCGATTAAATGTTTTGATCAAGGAAATTCAAAGAACGCCTTTCGATGGAACAGGCAAGCCAGAGCCATTAAGAGCAAACCTGTCTGGATACTGGTCAAGGCAAGTCAGTATTGAGCATCGCTTAGTTTACAAAATCACATACGAGTTGCCAACAATCTTTACACCCTACGAATTAATGGGAGATTAG
- a CDS encoding ribbon-helix-helix protein, CopG family: protein MKTAISLPDSVFEEAEALAQQLGLSRSELYARALQAYLKRYNRNQMLLRLNQVYSQESSDLDSVMAKMQFTSLPHEDW from the coding sequence ATGAAAACTGCAATTTCGCTACCAGATTCGGTCTTTGAAGAGGCGGAAGCACTGGCTCAACAGTTGGGATTATCCCGCAGCGAACTTTACGCTAGAGCGTTACAAGCCTATCTAAAAAGGTACAACCGCAATCAGATGTTGCTGAGGTTAAACCAGGTTTACTCCCAAGAGTCTTCTGATCTCGATTCTGTGATGGCAAAGATGCAGTTTACATCCCTGCCTCATGAGGATTGGTAA
- a CDS encoding type II toxin-antitoxin system PemK/MazF family toxin: MYRGEVWWANLPDPVGSEPGYRRPVLVVQDDTFTQSRISTVIVVVITSNIRLAEAPGNVLLPYAASGLSRDSVANVSQILTVNKTFLVERIGALPDHLQKEIDEGLRTILYWDSKKNQAQIKPKLAL, encoded by the coding sequence ATGTACCGGGGAGAAGTATGGTGGGCGAACTTACCTGATCCGGTAGGCTCGGAACCTGGATATCGTCGTCCAGTTTTGGTGGTTCAAGATGATACTTTCACTCAAAGTCGTATCAGCACAGTTATCGTCGTAGTCATTACTTCAAATATTCGGTTAGCAGAAGCACCGGGCAATGTATTGTTGCCTTATGCGGCATCGGGTTTGTCAAGAGATTCTGTCGCCAATGTTTCACAAATTCTCACAGTTAATAAAACGTTTTTAGTTGAGCGAATCGGTGCATTACCAGATCACTTGCAGAAGGAAATAGATGAGGGTTTACGAACAATCTTGTATTGGGACTCAAAGAAAAATCAAGCCCAAATAAAGCCAAAACTGGCTTTGTGA
- the egtC gene encoding ergothioneine biosynthesis protein EgtC, producing MCRLVAYLGKPLPLKRFILEPPHSLLVQSYAPQEMTAGLLNGDGFGLGWYDRRLRPQPFTYKNILPIWNDPNLAGLCEYVTPSCLLGYVRSATPGLAVDYSNCQPFVQHSLSAVHNGRVENFRSTLYRPLRQQLTDEDYLNIQGLTDSEHLFAWILHHYKLTGDLAQALSKSFVSLLDLVPAVEVTFNFILSDGQRLIASRLAHGGAAPSLYYLSDHPDYPGVVIASEPLFKDERWVSCPPGAILVVTEEFQVQRWHPPEARAPTV from the coding sequence ATGTGTCGTCTGGTTGCTTACTTAGGCAAACCCCTGCCCCTGAAACGATTCATCCTAGAGCCGCCCCACTCCCTGCTGGTGCAGAGTTATGCCCCCCAGGAAATGACCGCCGGACTGCTCAACGGGGATGGCTTTGGCTTGGGCTGGTATGACCGGCGACTGCGCCCCCAGCCTTTCACCTACAAAAATATCCTGCCCATCTGGAATGACCCCAATCTAGCGGGTTTGTGTGAATATGTTACCCCAAGTTGTCTCCTGGGCTATGTGCGGAGTGCGACCCCCGGTTTGGCAGTTGACTATAGCAATTGTCAACCTTTTGTACAGCATTCCCTCAGCGCAGTTCACAATGGCCGGGTGGAAAATTTTCGCAGTACGTTATACCGACCGTTACGTCAACAATTAACCGATGAAGATTACTTAAATATCCAAGGGTTGACGGATTCGGAGCATCTTTTTGCCTGGATATTGCATCATTACAAGCTCACCGGGGATTTGGCGCAGGCGTTATCCAAAAGTTTTGTCAGTCTGCTAGACCTGGTGCCGGCGGTGGAGGTGACGTTTAATTTCATTCTCAGCGATGGACAACGGCTGATCGCTTCCCGCTTGGCGCACGGCGGAGCCGCCCCCAGTTTGTATTACCTGAGCGACCATCCCGATTATCCCGGCGTGGTGATCGCCTCGGAGCCGCTGTTTAAGGATGAGCGGTGGGTGAGTTGTCCGCCGGGGGCGATACTGGTGGTGACGGAGGAGTTCCAGGTACAGCGGTGGCATCCCCCTGAAGCAAGGGCACCAACCGTTTGA
- a CDS encoding cofactor assembly of complex C subunit B: MASVYLTSTGLLTALLLVGLVFFVRAAVKDRTQTQRIPLQGMVGTTMNQLRLFLQQRGYRLVGGEVGVPQMVWQGRVAPSWPLALLLSVMVGLSGFCLGLVLASLVPEWGVKPLGLAFLAPVAGLFYWRGAGRVEQVIVQVQDNALQITAQRDELKRLVPLLQGDATAVPGTPPSPPVSPPADNSPTAHP; this comes from the coding sequence ATGGCATCTGTTTATTTGACATCTACGGGTTTATTGACCGCACTACTGCTGGTGGGGCTGGTCTTTTTCGTGCGGGCGGCGGTGAAAGACCGCACCCAGACCCAGAGGATTCCGTTGCAGGGGATGGTGGGTACCACCATGAACCAACTGCGCCTATTTTTGCAACAGCGGGGCTACCGACTGGTGGGGGGAGAAGTGGGGGTGCCCCAAATGGTTTGGCAGGGACGGGTGGCTCCCAGTTGGCCGCTGGCGTTACTGCTCTCCGTGATGGTGGGATTGAGTGGCTTTTGCCTGGGGTTGGTGCTGGCGAGTTTGGTGCCGGAATGGGGCGTGAAACCCCTGGGGTTGGCGTTTCTAGCTCCGGTGGCGGGATTATTTTATTGGCGGGGGGCGGGACGGGTGGAACAAGTTATTGTACAAGTGCAGGACAATGCCTTGCAAATCACCGCCCAACGGGATGAACTCAAACGGTTGGTGCCCTTGCTTCAGGGGGATGCCACCGCTGTACCTGGAACTCCTCCGTCACCACCAGTATCGCCCCCGGCGGACAACTCACCCACCGCTCATCCTTAA
- a CDS encoding c-type cytochrome: METIQSKPLNPADSSWWRIILRWLGVVLLVYGLWWGWSLLPLRNPYIKEVLSIVGDVGQGRDIFLQNCASCHGVQGAGHVGPSLHGVGKRRSPLGIISQVTGGQTPPMPQFQPSPQAMADLLRYLEQLPPS, from the coding sequence GTGGAAACTATCCAGTCCAAGCCCCTGAATCCGGCGGATAGCTCTTGGTGGCGCATTATCCTCCGATGGTTGGGGGTGGTTTTGTTGGTTTATGGTCTTTGGTGGGGTTGGAGCCTCTTGCCCCTGAGGAACCCTTACATTAAGGAAGTGTTAAGTATTGTGGGGGATGTCGGCCAAGGGCGGGACATTTTTTTACAAAATTGCGCCAGTTGCCACGGGGTACAGGGGGCGGGTCATGTGGGGCCATCACTGCACGGGGTAGGGAAACGGCGGTCGCCCCTGGGCATAATTAGCCAGGTGACGGGGGGGCAAACGCCGCCCATGCCGCAGTTTCAGCCCAGTCCCCAGGCGATGGCCGACCTCCTGCGTTATTTAGAGCAGTTGCCGCCCAGTTAA
- the rplI gene encoding 50S ribosomal protein L9 has product MAKRVQVVLTAPVPKLGTAGEVVEVAPGYARNYLIPQGKAVAATANVLRQVQRRQEQERQRKIREKEEALARRAALEVIGQLTIPMTAGENENLFGSVTEKDVAEMIQAGAGQTVDRREITIPEIRKLGAYEAQVRLHPEVIATVKFKVIPAKGAA; this is encoded by the coding sequence ATGGCGAAACGTGTCCAAGTGGTTTTGACGGCTCCGGTGCCCAAGTTGGGAACGGCGGGGGAGGTGGTGGAAGTCGCTCCCGGCTATGCCCGCAATTATTTAATCCCCCAGGGGAAGGCGGTGGCGGCCACGGCCAATGTACTGCGCCAAGTACAACGCCGCCAAGAGCAGGAACGTCAGCGGAAAATTCGGGAAAAAGAGGAAGCCCTCGCCCGCAGAGCCGCCCTGGAGGTGATCGGGCAGTTGACCATCCCCATGACCGCCGGGGAAAATGAGAATCTGTTTGGGAGCGTCACGGAAAAAGATGTGGCGGAGATGATCCAAGCCGGAGCGGGGCAAACGGTGGATCGCCGGGAGATTACTATTCCGGAAATTCGTAAACTGGGCGCCTACGAAGCCCAAGTCCGCCTGCACCCGGAAGTCATCGCCACGGTGAAATTTAAGGTGATCCCCGCCAAGGGAGCCGCCTAG
- a CDS encoding FAD-dependent oxidoreductase, which produces MTFVVVTLSLLQLRRLAPQPINPELPITEVDVLVYGDEPAGVAAAIQAGRGLQGNGRVVLVRPQPEWAWVGGVWTRGGLAYLDRNQMQGHPPSCGFYQELLNSSQVQRIAANPGAMDWGMRQLLQEAGVKLIHQTRLTPQVQGNWVQRLRGNSRQWQAGVIIDATPEGDVARAAGLGYEKGFAGVGLPQATLAVSPVFELAPLTLNQLAAIEGRIFSNPVLMQELRAMITRQNSPVNAAALLRRFEVPMEIQGDYTDMYSTALGAAYHRHRGIPFRLGGEMLLDRGNVAAIAPDRLSFNGLLFQLPTRQVERLIQNHRQPTAKMHQELQHLQIWLRQFPEAAQVEVFPPLEIYVRHFISITEVLQPLDVGQIMTGGVPHAEAIGEFRYAFDARGGIPGWPHPLPPTVTFRYGVGSSLTRIGNLAVIGGASGFPGLAATVGRIEERKVCTGASLGVLAAQAVQTQQPLNQMPRRLPWRGSP; this is translated from the coding sequence GTGACATTTGTTGTTGTAACATTGTCCTTACTCCAACTGAGGAGATTGGCTCCCCAACCCATTAATCCAGAATTACCTATTACCGAGGTGGATGTGCTGGTTTATGGGGATGAACCGGCGGGGGTGGCGGCGGCGATTCAGGCGGGGCGGGGGTTACAGGGCAATGGCCGGGTGGTCTTGGTGCGCCCCCAACCGGAGTGGGCGTGGGTGGGTGGGGTGTGGACACGGGGCGGGTTGGCCTATCTGGATCGCAATCAAATGCAGGGGCATCCCCCGTCCTGCGGTTTTTATCAAGAATTATTAAATTCTTCCCAGGTGCAACGCATTGCGGCCAACCCCGGCGCAATGGACTGGGGAATGCGGCAGTTACTCCAGGAAGCGGGGGTGAAATTGATTCACCAAACCCGTTTAACCCCGCAGGTACAGGGGAATTGGGTGCAACGGTTGCGGGGCAATAGCAGGCAATGGCAGGCGGGGGTAATTATTGATGCCACGCCAGAGGGGGATGTGGCACGGGCGGCGGGTTTGGGATACGAAAAGGGGTTTGCGGGGGTGGGACTGCCCCAGGCCACGTTGGCGGTGTCGCCGGTGTTTGAACTAGCCCCCCTGACCCTCAACCAGTTGGCGGCGATAGAAGGGCGGATTTTCAGTAACCCGGTGTTGATGCAGGAATTACGAGCCATGATCACTCGCCAGAATTCCCCCGTGAATGCGGCGGCACTCCTGCGGCGGTTTGAAGTACCTATGGAAATTCAAGGAGATTATACAGATATGTACAGTACGGCGTTGGGGGCGGCGTATCATCGTCACCGGGGTATCCCGTTTCGGTTGGGGGGGGAAATGCTTTTGGATCGGGGGAATGTGGCGGCCATCGCCCCTGACCGCTTGTCGTTTAATGGCCTACTATTCCAACTGCCGACCCGTCAGGTGGAGCGGTTGATCCAAAACCACCGTCAGCCCACCGCCAAAATGCACCAGGAGCTACAGCATCTGCAAATCTGGTTGCGTCAGTTTCCCGAGGCGGCGCAGGTGGAGGTGTTTCCACCGCTGGAAATCTATGTGCGGCATTTCATTAGCATTACGGAAGTTTTACAACCCCTGGATGTGGGGCAAATTATGACCGGCGGCGTACCCCACGCAGAGGCCATCGGTGAGTTTCGTTATGCCTTCGATGCGCGGGGGGGCATCCCCGGCTGGCCGCACCCTTTGCCCCCAACGGTGACGTTTCGCTACGGGGTGGGTAGTTCGCTCACGCGCATTGGTAATCTGGCGGTAATTGGCGGTGCAAGCGGATTTCCCGGACTGGCCGCTACGGTGGGGCGCATTGAAGAACGCAAGGTCTGCACCGGGGCTTCTCTAGGGGTGCTAGCCGCCCAGGCCGTCCAAACCCAACAACCGCTCAACCAAATGCCTAGGCGGCTCCCTTGGCGGGGATCACCTTAA
- a CDS encoding TldD/PmbA family protein, producing the protein MTHLPDYRSLITDTLAQYQGQVDFLSIRFETINSTDIVLRNRRVEALGERLAIGGQVRACHRGGWGFTSFNSLETLTAQVQYAIGAAQAVGTEATQLAEVEPVQHQCGNWITGIDPQTVPLAEKKTLCEHYQDVLNSVSDKISTTTVRYGDTAHRIILATSEGTLIDQSWVDMEMRFSATATGDGVVQVGRETTGSRRDYGDLVGLDKQVRGAAERAVQALSLPKVKGGVYRVVIDPILTGLFVHEAFGHLSEADMLYENPDMLEVMSLGRRFGSPELQIFDGAGLAGHRGSYGYDDEGVPATITQLITDGVLTGRLHSRETAGKLGEKPTGNARCLSYHYPPLVRMTNTWIAPGTATIGDLLQGLGEGIYACNWLGGMTNGEMFTFTAGEAWRVRGGQLAEPVRDVTLTGNVFQTLAQIGGIGDDLVWDESGGCGKGGQNGLPVGCGGPSLLIRDVVIGGD; encoded by the coding sequence CTGCCTGACTATCGTTCCCTGATCACCGACACCCTGGCGCAGTACCAAGGGCAGGTGGATTTTTTGAGCATTCGTTTCGAGACGATTAATAGTACGGATATTGTCCTGCGAAATCGCCGGGTAGAAGCTCTGGGGGAACGCTTAGCCATCGGCGGACAAGTCCGGGCGTGTCATCGGGGCGGCTGGGGATTTACCAGTTTTAATTCCCTGGAAACATTAACGGCACAAGTGCAGTACGCTATTGGGGCGGCTCAGGCGGTGGGTACGGAAGCAACCCAACTGGCTGAGGTGGAGCCGGTGCAACATCAGTGCGGTAACTGGATCACGGGGATTGACCCCCAAACCGTGCCCCTCGCTGAAAAAAAGACCCTCTGTGAACATTACCAGGATGTGCTAAATTCCGTGTCGGATAAAATTAGCACAACAACAGTACGATATGGAGACACAGCGCACCGGATAATTTTGGCGACATCAGAAGGGACGCTAATTGACCAGTCCTGGGTGGATATGGAGATGCGCTTCAGTGCGACGGCCACCGGGGACGGGGTGGTGCAGGTGGGGCGAGAAACCACGGGTTCCCGGCGGGATTATGGGGATTTAGTTGGATTGGATAAACAGGTGCGGGGGGCGGCGGAGCGGGCGGTGCAGGCGTTATCCCTGCCGAAGGTGAAGGGGGGGGTATATCGGGTGGTGATTGACCCGATTTTGACGGGGTTGTTTGTGCATGAGGCGTTCGGCCATTTGTCCGAGGCGGATATGCTCTACGAAAATCCCGATATGTTGGAAGTAATGTCCCTGGGGCGCCGGTTTGGGTCGCCGGAATTGCAGATTTTTGATGGGGCGGGGTTGGCGGGGCACCGGGGCAGTTATGGCTACGATGACGAGGGGGTACCGGCGACCATTACCCAATTGATTACGGATGGGGTCTTAACGGGGCGACTGCATTCGCGGGAGACGGCGGGGAAATTGGGCGAAAAACCCACCGGCAATGCCCGTTGTTTGAGTTATCACTACCCGCCTTTGGTGCGGATGACCAATACCTGGATTGCGCCGGGGACGGCTACTATAGGGGATTTGCTCCAGGGTTTGGGGGAGGGGATTTATGCGTGTAATTGGTTGGGGGGGATGACCAACGGGGAAATGTTTACCTTCACGGCGGGGGAGGCTTGGCGGGTGCGGGGCGGGCAATTGGCGGAGCCGGTGCGGGATGTGACCCTGACCGGGAATGTGTTTCAAACCCTGGCGCAGATTGGGGGGATTGGGGATGATTTGGTCTGGGATGAATCGGGCGGCTGTGGCAAGGGGGGGCAAAATGGTTTACCGGTCGGGTGCGGGGGGCCAAGTTTGCTGATTCGGGATGTGGTCATCGGCGGGGATTGA